Part of the Thermococcus barossii genome is shown below.
TTGATATTTGCATTTTCGAAATGTACTGGGATTGGAACTGCTTCCATACCTAGTGCATCATGGCTGATCACTAGCCAGTCACCTTTTTTGAATTTAAACGTCTGGTTAAACATGTCTAATCCCAGTCCAAATGCTTCTGCAACTGCTTCTCTGTCTGTTTTTCGCGGGAGTTTACTTACGAAGTAAGTATGTGGTTGTGCGAGGATGCTTGTATTTAGGTACCGAATTCTCTGAGTTGCTATCCCAAGCCCTAGTCCAAACTTTCTTCCTCTCCTAGCTAATTTCATTGCAATATCTGAGGAATGTTTGTATGATTCGTTTCTCTTGTCAACATCTTGGGGAATAAATTCATCGGCCTCATCAAATATGAATACTGTTGTAGGAGTAATAACTCCATTTTTCCGTCTTTCTTCGTACAATCTTGTACCTAGCTCCCAGGAAGTATTCCGTATTTGATTTGGATCGTGTGATACAAAGATTAGAATGTTCGGATTGTCTTTTGAATTTAATAGTTCAATGATCTGTGATGTTGTAATACCGAGTGCCATTGGGGTGCCTGTTCTTGTTTTTATGTTTTCCAGTGCAAGTTTGATTTTTCCGAAACTTTCTTTTATATCTTCAGATTTCCCCCGAAGTTCAGACTCCAGTTTGTTGAGAAGTTTTTCAGCCAGTTCTGGGGTTACAATGACATCTTTGCCTCTGTACTCCCCAAAAGTCCTCCCTACTACTTTACTGATTGTCTGCCAAGGTCCGGCACCTTTTCTTCGCCCTTCCCAGGGAGGGTATTTATGTACTAGGTCATCCACGGTATATTCTGGAACTAACAATCTGACTTTGTCGCACTTAAGTAGTTTTTTGGTTATTTCTATAGCTGCTTTGGGAAATATATTGCTGTTGTTCTTTATGTCCTTAGGGAAGACCATTGTCTTGACTAAATCTTCTGCAGCTTGAGTCAATTTAGAAGAATCTTTCGTTTTGAGATACTCTAATGTGCTATCCGGGAAAGTTTTTTCACCAATTGCGATAAGGTATCCATCATACTTACAGAGAACATCGAGGAGCAACCCATAGTACTCGGACATTAAATCCCATATGACAAGTTTCACTGGTTCGTTGTCTATAGAGTACTCTGTGATCTTACGGATTAATGTGCTAAGCAGGTTGCTCTTTCCTGCACCTGTAAACCCGAAGATACCAAAGTGCTTCCTTAAGAGTTCCTCAACGTTGATCCTGATTTTAACTTCATTTCCAATGGTCCAGGAACCAGCTTCTATGTACCCTTTATTCATTCCTTTGTTAATTATCTCCTGAGTAGTTTCATTGTCCAGAATATAGACTTCTTTTCCGAGCATTGGAATGTTAGTTTCTTCTTGGAGTTCGTATTTATCACTCCCATCATCAACAATCTCCAAGTTAGTTGGGATAGCATCCACAATTATCCTTGTAGTAGGGTATTTCGGGGCATCTGTTTGGATCTCCCAGTCTATTGAGGCATTTTTAGCCGCAGTTTCTGCAAAATGTGGATAATGGCTCTTCGAGATATTGTGGATAGCATAGTGTAGGGGTTCAATGAATGTTACTTCTAAGATACTCCAGTGTTCTTCGGCATCTTTTGTTGCAAAATTCTTTACAGCTAAAAATCTGCCTTCTCGGATTTCATTGATGTACTCAAGAGCATACGGGAACCAGACCTCATAGGAATACCTAGTATTTTCACTAGGTTCAATCTTCATTAGAGTTCCAGAGACTTCTTTCCCATTAATTTTCAGGAACTCAAACTTTTCTAACTTTGTCATGAGCCCCACCTCCTAATGTATTCACCCCTATCGCGGGTTTCCCTAAAAGAACTGTCTAAATAACTAAATTCCTCAAAGCGGGATGATGAGTGAATATAACGCCGAATAATATCCCCAAACTCCTTTGCTCCAATATCTGCCTCATGAAGAGGAACGGGATATCCTAGTGCTTCGGGATATGTATTTCTAACCATGGACTGTAGAATAAAAATTGTCATTGCAGCATACCAATTACTCAATTCCCAGCTATTGAAGATCTTTGGCAATTCCTCTGGCCTGAAGGTGTCAGTTAAGTTAAAAGTTTCAAATGTGAAATATGCTTGAACGTGACCTAAGTTTTCATAATCATTGCATTTACTGCCTGTATTGCCTTTTGAAATTGCTTGGGAGGTTATGTCCATAATATTTATACTGCTCTCTGCTAATTCCTCAGGATATAGCAGTCTTTCAACAAAGATTGCATGCCAGATTAGGGGGTATTCAGGGTAGCTTTCTTTATCAACATAAAACATAATTATGGACTTTGCAAATAATAGATTCTGGTTTAATATTTCCCCTCGAACTCCTGTTAAGCATATTCTTCCCTTATCCTTAATATAATTGGCTCTCAGTGTACTAAACACACTATCAAATTCTATAGATCCAATTGGAGCTTTAGTTACGTCTGCTAGCTTTAGAATTAAACTTTCAATTAGTTTTCTATCTGTGGGATGGCGAACTAATAGTTCTTCACTGACCTTTTGTGGAAGGTATGGCTTGCCGATATAGTTCATGACACTCATTGCGTTTCTGCTGAGATACCTACTGCTTGAATCTTTAACTACCCCAATTAACATGACTCTCTTGTCCCATGCCTTTTCTATTAATGATTTTATTCCAACTTCAAGAAGAAATAGAACATCATTGGGAGATAACCATGAAAATACGTCTAATTCTTGCCCTTCTGCTGTTGTATACTTCTTTCTGTACGTTAAGACCCCAATGTCCTGGTCTTTGAATAGTTTCTCGCAAAAACGTTCATAAAACCTCTTTGTCTCTTCCCAAAGTTGAGTATACCAATGAATTCTTTGTTTCCCCTTAGGCTCTTTCGATTTGATATCCTTTCCTCCAATATACACTCCTTTGTCGTCCCATTCAAGCAAATTAGCAATCAACTTGCTTTGTCTTTTCAGATTTTTCTTAACAAGTTCTATATCAAGTTCTGAGTCTTTTTCTTTGAGCTCTTCCCACGAGACAAAGGTTCTATTGTCATCAAAGTAATATACAAGGTCAGCTATTAGCCTGGAAAACAATCTAAATTTTGAGAGAGTTGGAATCTTCGTTTGATATTTGGTATAGTGCTCTTTAGGGTGCATAGGGTGTGCCCGGGTTATTGCGATGTGGGCAGGGGTTAGTTTAATGCCTAAGTCTATGTCCAGTTGACTATCAATTAATCCAATATCTTCCCATTTCACTTCTGAATGCATCAATAGGCTACTTAAAGAGTGATCAATAAGTATGACTTTTGCATAGCTTGTGGATTGATACGCTAGAAATATTTCGGCAAGTTTCATGAGTTCCAGATTTAGAGAGTTCATATCGATCCTTTCACTATCCGATGAGACTAGGTATGCAATATCTCCTAGTTCTTCACCCACCAAACTCAACTCTGAGAAAGGTATCGGGACATAAGCGACGATACTTGTAGTTTCTCTTATTTCTTCGCCTGTTGAAAGTTGTGAATATGAAAATTCCACTGAGTCTCTGCTTATGCTTAAGTTTCCTTTGATGCCGTATGCAAGGCTATAAAATATAACATACTCTTCTTTGCTTTCTTTTCCTGCAGAACCATCAATAGCTATCATTTGTGCGGAATTTCCGCCGAAGAAGTCCTTTAGATAAGTTAGTAACCTCCTTCTTACCATCCGATTTTTAAAAAGAGTGTTGTAATTAACTAGGAGTTTTCTTAGCTCTTCTTGGTTTCTTTTAATGAACTCTTCTTGTTTCTCTCGTTTATCTTTGATTCTCTTTCTAGTTTCTGAAATTGCCTTGTTATAGTTCTCATATATTTTTGTGATCTCAGATGGAGCCATTTTTAACCTCCTCCAGAATCTTATCTAATTTCCCGATATCCCCCATATTCCCATACCCAAAACTAATCAAGCGCGTGCCAGTTTCTTCACAGGCCTTTTCAATTAGCTCCCGATACTCTTTTCTGGCCCCACCTTTGTAGAAAACAACTAAATCAAAGCTTTTGATGGTCTCTTTGACCGGAGACAGAAGTTCTGCTGCTCTTTCTGGTGTCATAACTTTGTCATATGGCTCTATAATCATGTCAGCATTGATAAGCCCATACTTTGCACTCAAGATGTAGAAGGGGATTCCAAGTTCTTTTGATTTTTTGTAGAGATGGCGTATTCTAGAGGACTTGTAGAGTCTACCTGCGGGCTGTGGGGTTTCTTCCTTTTTGGCGCCACATGAAGTTACTAATGCCACCCTAATATTGTTCACCTGGGCATTTTAGAGGTTTAGTCCTATTTAAACCTTTTGCATAATTTAAATACAACTGTGGGTTAGTTTAAAGGGTTCCCGAAACCCTTTTATCCCTGCAATACAAAGCGTATTTCGAGGTGTATTACATGGCCATCGTCACCGTCCGCGTCCCCGACGAGCTGAAGCTCAAGATGAAGGAGCTGAACATCAACTGGAGCGAGGAGATAAGGGAGTTCATAAGAAGGCGCATAGACGAGGAGGAGCGGAGACGAAAGATACGGGAAGCTCTGGAGCTTGCAAAAGCAAGCGGGAGCGTGAGCAGGGGCTTTGCAGCGAAGTCCGTGAGGGAGGACCGTGATAGTCGTTGATGCTTCAGCCCTTGTAAAGGTCGTCCTTCAGGAGCCCGGCTGGGAAAAGGTTCCAGTGGAGCCCAGCGTGGCGACCCTCGACTACGCGCTCGTCGAAGGCATGAACGCCATCTGGAAGGCGGTGCGGCGAAAAGAATTGACCTTGGAACAGGGAAAGATCAAGATAACCGTGCTCAAGACATTGGGGAGTTCATTAACCCTCTTCGAGGCCGGGAACTTCTTTGAGCGCGGCCTTGAGATAGCGCTGAAAGAAAACATAACCATCTACGATGCCCTCTACATAGCCCTCGCTGAAGCCCTCAACGCTGAGTTCCACACCGCCGACGAGAGGCAGTACCATGCGGCTCAAAATTATGTAAGGGCAAAGCTGGTCAGGTAGCTTTTCCTTTCTCTAACTCCTCCAAAACCTCCAGAATTCCCTCAACGCCCGGCACTTCAAAGCCCCTCTCGTGGATCTTTCTAACTTCCTCTGCCTCCGGGTTTATCCAGACGGCCCAGAGGCCGGCCTTTAGAGCGCCTTCAAAGTCCTCCGCGTAGGTGTCTCCGATGTGGATTGAATCTTCAGGCTTCACGCCAAAGGCATGGAGCGGCTTCCTGAACATTTCGGGCATCGGTTTGAAAGCCCTCACCTCGTCGGCGAAGAAGGTTCCCTCAATGTAGTCCATCAGGCCGAACCTCTCGAGTAGGAGCCTCGTGTAGGAGCCGGGCCAGAACATCACGTTGCCCGTTACCGTGATTTTAAGTCCCTTTCTTTTAACGACTTCAAGGGTTTCCTTTGCACCTGGGATGACGATCTCATCGCCAACGTTCAGAGTCGCCCTCGCGGCGGCCCTCTTAACCACCTCGACGTCTGTTCCCAGAAGTTCAGCCAGCATCTCCTGGCTCTCCTCCAAGGCCCTCTCCGGGCTCCCCTCGGTTCTGGCGCGCATGCGCTTTATTCTCTCGCGCGTGAGCATCATGCCCTCCACAACGTCGACTATGCAAACTCCCATCAGCCTGGAGAGCTCAACGGCCATGACGTCGAGCATCACGTTGATGTCGAGGAGGGTGTTCCAGACGTCGAATGAAACGAGTTTCATATCCATCACCCTCTTCGGTTTGAGCACAGGGGATAAAAATTCAACGCCTTCTCTCTTCCTCTCTCCCTGCAAGATAGATGAGCCCATTCATGAGTCCTGCCTCTCTGAGAACCGCTTTGAGGTTTCTGAAGCGCGAGCGCATGATGAAGAGCTCGTAGAAGCCCTCCAGGTTGCCCCAGTGGCCGTATGCTGAGAGGGCCAGATACATGACTTCCTTGGGTTTGAGCCTTCTCCCGAGGCTCTCGTTAAGGGCTCTGAGTGCAGGCTTTATCCTCTCCAGCAGGCCTTCCCTCGCGATCATGTGGAGCATAAGGTCTTCCACGGTGGGTTTCTTCCATTCTATGACCTCGTCTTCGAAAGGAAGGCCGATTATGAGGGGGACAACTTCAGTCCCCCCAACCCGATAGCCGAGGGGTGTTTTTTCATGCCTGAACCCGGATAGCTTCCCCGCTATCGAAGCCATCGCCGCCTCCCTGTCCTCGTCAACGTCTATTGCCACGCCTATCTTTTCAACGGTGAAGCCAAAAACGTCCATCGCCCTGAGGAAGTTCCCAAGGTTCCTTATCACCCCGGAGTTGCCCTCGCTGGGGATTATGGCAAGATAGTGTCCGTCCTCCTCCCGCCGAAGGAGGTCGAAGTTGTCACGCTCGAAGACCCGCTCGATGAACCTCAGGCTGTATGGTGCCTCTCTGCTCTCCTTGAACTCAAAAAGCTTTTTGAAGACCGCCTTGAAGAACTTGGCGTCGGTCTTGCCCTCGACGAACAGAACGCTTGTCTCTGCCCTCTCTCCCTCAAAGCCGCCGCGGACGTCAAAATCGAGGTACTTCCTCAGCTCGTAGACCTCCTTGAGGGTGAGGGACTTCCCGGTGTCAGAGTATACCAGAACGTTCTCTTCGCCCCGTCTGAACTTCCAGGCTATTAAGTCTATCAGTTCGAGGCTCGCGGTGACGACGGTTTCATCTCCGGTCAGGGAATCCACGAAATCAAGGAGCTCATCGCGATTCTTTCTGTACTCCGGGAATAGAAGGGCCTTCTCGTCGGCGAATGCCTCGAACCGGTCTCCGGTTATTATCCTCATTCACTTCACCATGTCCACCGTTATAGCCCCTATCACCGCGAAGGTGCTTATAAGTATGGTCGCGTTGATGTATTGGCCCGGGGTGAAGTCGGCCAGGCCGTTTATCCCGTACACGTATATCAGAACCGCCGATATCATGTAGGCTATCACCGTGACGGTTAGGAGTCTCTTGGGGATGTGGAAAAGCTCCTCCTTCTTCAGGTTTCCTATCCTGGACTTGGCTATGAAGAGGTAAGCCACACCAAGCGTCATCAGGAGTATCGCCAGCGAGCGCTCAACGGATATGTCCTTGGCAACTTCCCACAGCTCGCCGGTGAAGAGGAATGGGAGGGCGAAGGTAACTGCACCGACTATTTCCTGGGCTATGTCGTCCCAGCCAAGTTTATCAGGGGCTTTTCTGCTCTCGTTCTCCCTTTTTAGCTCCTCGATGCTGGAGTACAGTTCTTCAAGTCGTTTCTCCATTTCAGTTCGCCTTTCGTTTTCTATCCCGTGCTCAGGTTCGGGGTTCATCATCCGGTCAGCATTGGATTCACTCATCATCGCAGAAGTAACTTCCGGGGAAAGGTTATAAAGGTTGAGATGCACTTTAAATCGGTGATAAACGATGAAAAGGGCTTTGGTTCTGTTTATGGGCCTGGTGGTTCTGGGCCTGCTCCTTACGCCTATTAATGCAGCGATTACGGAAATCAATTCCTCGAACACAGTGATAGTCCTTCCGACCACCAAGATAGTCAACGGTGTGCCGCTTCACATAGGTGAGGACGCGATAACCGGTTCGAG
Proteins encoded:
- a CDS encoding type II toxin-antitoxin system VapC family toxin, with amino-acid sequence MIVVDASALVKVVLQEPGWEKVPVEPSVATLDYALVEGMNAIWKAVRRKELTLEQGKIKITVLKTLGSSLTLFEAGNFFERGLEIALKENITIYDALYIALAEALNAEFHTADERQYHAAQNYVRAKLVR
- a CDS encoding HAD family hydrolase; this encodes MKLVSFDVWNTLLDINVMLDVMAVELSRLMGVCIVDVVEGMMLTRERIKRMRARTEGSPERALEESQEMLAELLGTDVEVVKRAAARATLNVGDEIVIPGAKETLEVVKRKGLKITVTGNVMFWPGSYTRLLLERFGLMDYIEGTFFADEVRAFKPMPEMFRKPLHAFGVKPEDSIHIGDTYAEDFEGALKAGLWAVWINPEAEEVRKIHERGFEVPGVEGILEVLEELEKGKAT
- a CDS encoding DUF2391 family protein, which produces MEKRLEELYSSIEELKRENESRKAPDKLGWDDIAQEIVGAVTFALPFLFTGELWEVAKDISVERSLAILLMTLGVAYLFIAKSRIGNLKKEELFHIPKRLLTVTVIAYMISAVLIYVYGINGLADFTPGQYINATILISTFAVIGAITVDMVK
- a CDS encoding DUF6884 domain-containing protein, giving the protein MNNIRVALVTSCGAKKEETPQPAGRLYKSSRIRHLYKKSKELGIPFYILSAKYGLINADMIIEPYDKVMTPERAAELLSPVKETIKSFDLVVFYKGGARKEYRELIEKACEETGTRLISFGYGNMGDIGKLDKILEEVKNGSI
- a CDS encoding DNA double-strand break repair nuclease NurA; its protein translation is MAPSEITKIYENYNKAISETRKRIKDKREKQEEFIKRNQEELRKLLVNYNTLFKNRMVRRRLLTYLKDFFGGNSAQMIAIDGSAGKESKEEYVIFYSLAYGIKGNLSISRDSVEFSYSQLSTGEEIRETTSIVAYVPIPFSELSLVGEELGDIAYLVSSDSERIDMNSLNLELMKLAEIFLAYQSTSYAKVILIDHSLSSLLMHSEVKWEDIGLIDSQLDIDLGIKLTPAHIAITRAHPMHPKEHYTKYQTKIPTLSKFRLFSRLIADLVYYFDDNRTFVSWEELKEKDSELDIELVKKNLKRQSKLIANLLEWDDKGVYIGGKDIKSKEPKGKQRIHWYTQLWEETKRFYERFCEKLFKDQDIGVLTYRKKYTTAEGQELDVFSWLSPNDVLFLLEVGIKSLIEKAWDKRVMLIGVVKDSSSRYLSRNAMSVMNYIGKPYLPQKVSEELLVRHPTDRKLIESLILKLADVTKAPIGSIEFDSVFSTLRANYIKDKGRICLTGVRGEILNQNLLFAKSIIMFYVDKESYPEYPLIWHAIFVERLLYPEELAESSINIMDITSQAISKGNTGSKCNDYENLGHVQAYFTFETFNLTDTFRPEELPKIFNSWELSNWYAAMTIFILQSMVRNTYPEALGYPVPLHEADIGAKEFGDIIRRYIHSSSRFEEFSYLDSSFRETRDRGEYIRRWGS
- a CDS encoding DUF3226 domain-containing protein — encoded protein: MRIITGDRFEAFADEKALLFPEYRKNRDELLDFVDSLTGDETVVTASLELIDLIAWKFRRGEENVLVYSDTGKSLTLKEVYELRKYLDFDVRGGFEGERAETSVLFVEGKTDAKFFKAVFKKLFEFKESREAPYSLRFIERVFERDNFDLLRREEDGHYLAIIPSEGNSGVIRNLGNFLRAMDVFGFTVEKIGVAIDVDEDREAAMASIAGKLSGFRHEKTPLGYRVGGTEVVPLIIGLPFEDEVIEWKKPTVEDLMLHMIAREGLLERIKPALRALNESLGRRLKPKEVMYLALSAYGHWGNLEGFYELFIMRSRFRNLKAVLREAGLMNGLIYLAGREEERRR
- a CDS encoding ATP-binding protein; protein product: MTKLEKFEFLKINGKEVSGTLMKIEPSENTRYSYEVWFPYALEYINEIREGRFLAVKNFATKDAEEHWSILEVTFIEPLHYAIHNISKSHYPHFAETAAKNASIDWEIQTDAPKYPTTRIIVDAIPTNLEIVDDGSDKYELQEETNIPMLGKEVYILDNETTQEIINKGMNKGYIEAGSWTIGNEVKIRINVEELLRKHFGIFGFTGAGKSNLLSTLIRKITEYSIDNEPVKLVIWDLMSEYYGLLLDVLCKYDGYLIAIGEKTFPDSTLEYLKTKDSSKLTQAAEDLVKTMVFPKDIKNNSNIFPKAAIEITKKLLKCDKVRLLVPEYTVDDLVHKYPPWEGRRKGAGPWQTISKVVGRTFGEYRGKDVIVTPELAEKLLNKLESELRGKSEDIKESFGKIKLALENIKTRTGTPMALGITTSQIIELLNSKDNPNILIFVSHDPNQIRNTSWELGTRLYEERRKNGVITPTTVFIFDEADEFIPQDVDKRNESYKHSSDIAMKLARRGRKFGLGLGIATQRIRYLNTSILAQPHTYFVSKLPRKTDREAVAEAFGLGLDMFNQTFKFKKGDWLVISHDALGMEAVPIPVHFENANIKVIEFLNNLPEHCCGRTEVTD
- the vapB gene encoding type II toxin-antitoxin system VapB family antitoxin, with protein sequence MAIVTVRVPDELKLKMKELNINWSEEIREFIRRRIDEEERRRKIREALELAKASGSVSRGFAAKSVREDRDSR